In the Nicotiana tabacum cultivar K326 chromosome 16, ASM71507v2, whole genome shotgun sequence genome, one interval contains:
- the LOC107761489 gene encoding putative F-box protein At1g32420 gives MPPSKGKGKGKKKGKSQKTKNRAPDATCNCIFRREIIINILSRLPVKTLLQFRCVCKPWRKLISKPKFIATHFRHSSSLQPSTGSSPVLLHTRHLKSYDHLLSLINLSPESSSVVELDNPFPFILKSMVVVGSCNGIVCLCQPPWGDVITLWNPAMRQSRTVPLSKREPIMEAHSSVSIGLAYDSQENNFLVLSLKRFGPETVIADEVEMFSTKSFSWERAPNEVGFRVLGLSCNLIIKGVPYWSALLEDAYGSREVLVYFDLSKKVFDRLPMPGMRRETKGYLVNLEDSLGMLMWEKADKYNVDIWVMDDEDGWSKKRNVGVLFGFDRIIGCLRNGNIVAYDENGVLFLFDPMTSSVKAKLCIDNANSGSSMIFNYSESLVLIEGMLPVKKQAARDKLARENLLKAGMNIKVTTT, from the coding sequence ATGCCGCCGTCTAAAGGCAAaggaaaggggaaaaagaaaggtaaatcccaaaaaacaaaaaacagagCTCCAGACGCAACATGCAACTGCATTTTCCGAAGAGAAATCATCATTAATATCCTTTCTCGTCTCCCTGTGAAGACCCTTTTACAATTCAGGTGCGTTTGCAAGCCATGGCGAAAACTCATTTCCAAACCCAAATTCATAGCCACCCATTTCCGCCATTCCTCTTCTTTGCAGCCCAGTACCGGTTCTTCACCCGTTCTTTTACACACTCGCCATCTCAAGTCCTATGATCATCTACTCTCACTAATCAACCTGTCCCCCGAGTCATCATCAGTTGTGGAACTTGATAACCCTTTCCCTTTCATCTTGAAAAGTATGGTGGTTGTGGGTTCTTGCAATGGCATTGTGTGCCTTTGTCAGCCACCTTGGGGTGATGTCATTACTCTTTGGAACCCAGCTATGAGGCAGTCTAGGACTGTGCCGCTTTCGAAACGCGAACCCATTATGGAAGCGCATTCTTCTGTTTCCATCGGGTTGGCGTACGATTCACAAGAGAATAACTTCTTGGTCTTGAGTCTTAAGCGTTTCGGACCAGAAACTGTGATTGCGGATGAAGTGGAAATGTTTTCAACCAAGAGTTTCAGCTGGGAGAGGGCGCCAAATGAGGTGGGGTTTCGAGTTCTTGGGCTTTCTTGCAATCTGATCATTAAAGGGGTGCCTTATTGGAGTGCTCTGCTTGAGGATGCGTATGGGTCACGTGAGGTATTGGTGTATTTTGATCTGAGTAAGAAAGTATTTGACAGGTTACCTATGCCTGGAATGAGACGGGAGACTAAGGGGTATCTTGTGAATTTGGAGGATTCTCTTGGTATGTTAATGTGGGAGAAAGCAGACAAATATAATGTTGATATTTGGGTAAtggatgatgaagatggttggaGCAAGAAACGCAATGTTGGAGTGTTATTCGGGTTCGACAGAATTATTGGCTGTTTGAGGAATGGTAACATTGTTGCTTATGATGAGAATGGCGTGTTGTTCCTCTTTGATCCGATGACTAGTTCTGTTAAGGCAAAATTGTGCATCGATAATGCTAATAGCGGTTCGTCCATGATTTTCAACTATTCAGAGAGCTTAGTTCTGATTGAAGGGATGCTACCAGTTAAGAAGCAAGCTGCTAGAGATAAATTAGCACGTGAAAACCTCCTAAA